Proteins encoded in a region of the Triticum dicoccoides isolate Atlit2015 ecotype Zavitan chromosome 3A, WEW_v2.0, whole genome shotgun sequence genome:
- the LOC119273713 gene encoding putative defensin-like protein 134, with translation MDTRAAIVCFLVVLALVGTPISAENCAVVDDGGEFFCTKPLCKATCEVFARDRKGSLKDYHCEKKNAIKAVCYCNIC, from the exons ATGGACACACGGGCTGCTATTGTTTGCTTCCTCGTGGTGCTAGCACTTGTGGGTACTCCTATTTCTGCAG AGAATTGCGCGGTCGTTGACGACGGCGGGGAGTTTTTCTGCACCAAGCCGCTGTGCAAGGCCACGTGTGAGGTGTTTGCACGTGATAGGAAGGGCAGCCTCAAGGACTACCACTGTGAGAAGAAGAACGCCATCAAGGCTGTTTGCTATTGTAACATTTGCTAG